A single Vicinamibacteria bacterium DNA region contains:
- a CDS encoding sigma-54 dependent transcriptional regulator, with product MTDRGRILVVDDERHQRDILKMILEGEGYETAVAGNARQALEEARDGLFDVILTDLKMPDKNGIALLTELVKAQPGVCVVLMTAHGSIDSAVDAMRKGAFDYMTKPLEKDELLLVVRRALERSRLVRENRMLHEQLRDRFRIENIVGAHGSMQDVFRIVHKVAASNSTVLIYGESGTGKELVARALHEQSERRDRPFFAVNVAALPESILEAELFGHERGSFTGAEARKIGLFEQASGSTLFLDEVGDLKRDLQVKLLRTLQEREIMRVGGTERIRVDVRIIAATNSNLEQAVREGRFREDLYYRLNVIPIVLPPLRERRTDIPLLVEHFLKKYGGGRARTVGDKALKALVAYDWPGNVRELESALERSLLLAEGDEILPQDLPAPVRSGLAIARGPLALDIPDSGLDLEALEKSLVLKALEKTEGNVSRAARLLGLSRRTLQYRLEKIQGAPNGASIVRKGAETT from the coding sequence ATGACAGATCGGGGCCGCATCCTCGTGGTGGACGATGAGCGCCACCAGCGCGACATCCTCAAGATGATCCTGGAGGGAGAGGGGTACGAGACCGCGGTGGCGGGGAACGCGCGCCAGGCCCTGGAGGAGGCGCGGGACGGGCTCTTCGACGTGATCCTCACCGATCTCAAGATGCCGGACAAGAACGGCATCGCGCTCCTGACCGAGCTGGTCAAGGCCCAGCCGGGGGTCTGCGTCGTCCTCATGACCGCGCACGGCTCCATCGACAGCGCGGTGGACGCCATGCGCAAAGGGGCCTTCGACTACATGACCAAGCCCCTGGAGAAGGACGAGCTGCTCCTGGTGGTGCGGCGGGCGCTCGAGCGCAGCCGGCTCGTGCGGGAAAACCGCATGCTTCACGAGCAGCTCCGGGACCGCTTCCGCATCGAGAACATCGTGGGGGCCCATGGCTCGATGCAGGACGTCTTCCGCATCGTCCACAAGGTGGCGGCCTCCAACTCCACCGTCCTCATCTACGGGGAGAGCGGCACCGGCAAGGAGCTGGTGGCCCGGGCCCTCCACGAGCAGAGCGAGCGTAGGGACCGGCCTTTCTTCGCCGTCAACGTGGCCGCCCTGCCCGAGAGCATCCTGGAGGCCGAGCTCTTCGGGCACGAGCGGGGATCGTTCACGGGGGCCGAGGCCCGCAAGATCGGCCTCTTCGAGCAGGCCTCCGGCTCCACCCTCTTCCTGGACGAGGTGGGGGACCTGAAGCGCGACCTGCAGGTGAAGCTCCTCCGGACTCTGCAGGAGCGCGAGATCATGCGGGTGGGGGGCACGGAGCGGATCCGCGTGGACGTGCGCATTATCGCCGCGACCAACTCCAACCTGGAGCAGGCGGTGCGGGAGGGGCGCTTCCGGGAGGACCTCTATTACCGCCTCAACGTGATCCCCATCGTCCTGCCCCCGCTCCGGGAGCGTCGGACCGACATCCCCCTCCTCGTGGAGCACTTCCTGAAGAAGTACGGCGGCGGACGGGCGCGGACGGTGGGCGACAAGGCCCTGAAAGCGCTCGTGGCCTATGACTGGCCGGGCAACGTGCGGGAGCTGGAGTCGGCACTCGAGCGCTCCTTGCTCCTCGCGGAGGGCGACGAGATCCTGCCCCAGGACCTTCCGGCCCCCGTACGGTCCGGCCTGGCCATTGCCCGCGGCCCCCTCGCCCTCGACATCCCGGACTCGGGCCTCGATCTCGAGGCCCTCGAGAAGTCCCTGGTCCTGAAGGCGCTCGAGAAGACCGAAGGCAACGTCTCCCGGGCCGCGCGGCTCCTCGGCCTGAGCCGGCGCACGCTCCAGTATCGACTGGAGAAGATCCAGGGTGCACCGAATGGGGCATCGATCGTACGAAAAGGTGCAGAGACGACCTAA
- a CDS encoding ATP-binding protein, with protein MSVLLRRLPDFDLKTKLLVMMVSLLVLSGACLFMLHLLSERKLLSQVRDYTEELSKAIEVAQEQPAAEGDAQVALKAYVEKLRQLGVADVTLADATDEVQASTNPGIVGKRLVRGKRRGTEVVIRGFLGEVGSATNQKTSTLTIPIVVQDKRVGYLLITRVLDDFSALSEEAFLNRIMVTLGVFALGIVLSFYLSWSFGGPLRDLTDAARKVAAGDLSVQVSPRGGDEMVGLSRTFNEMVERLRENRRLEERLHFAERSTAMGRLASAVAHEIRNPLNFINLSIDHLRGRMAPAEPGQREDYDRILQNVKAEISRLNRLVGDFLSFGKPMRLDPRPCAVDEVLREVASLVDHKAKDQGIALAVETEAGLPRIVADPELLKTCFLNLLINALDAMPGGGLLDLSIRRGRTEGGAECLVVSVRDTGHGMSAEDARTAFEPYFSTKDTGLGLGLALTHKIVADHGGTITLSSTPGQGTTASIVLPFEPESTQEAGTDADAAPAVAGTH; from the coding sequence ATGAGCGTGCTTCTCCGGCGGCTGCCGGACTTCGACCTCAAGACCAAGCTCCTAGTGATGATGGTCTCCCTGCTGGTCCTTTCCGGAGCCTGCCTCTTCATGCTCCACCTTTTGAGCGAGCGCAAGCTGCTGTCGCAGGTGCGAGATTACACCGAGGAGTTGTCGAAGGCCATCGAGGTGGCCCAGGAGCAGCCGGCGGCGGAGGGCGACGCCCAGGTCGCCTTGAAGGCCTACGTGGAGAAGCTGCGCCAGCTGGGGGTGGCGGACGTGACCCTGGCCGACGCCACGGACGAGGTCCAGGCCTCCACGAACCCAGGCATCGTGGGCAAGCGTCTGGTCCGGGGAAAGAGGAGAGGCACGGAGGTCGTCATTCGCGGGTTCCTGGGCGAGGTGGGCTCGGCCACGAACCAGAAAACCTCCACCCTCACCATCCCCATCGTGGTGCAGGACAAGCGGGTGGGCTACCTCCTGATCACGCGCGTCCTGGACGACTTCTCCGCCCTCTCCGAAGAGGCTTTCCTGAACCGCATCATGGTCACCCTCGGCGTCTTTGCCCTCGGCATCGTGCTCTCCTTCTACCTCTCCTGGTCCTTCGGCGGGCCCCTCCGGGACTTGACGGACGCGGCCCGGAAGGTGGCCGCGGGCGACCTCTCGGTCCAGGTGTCGCCCCGGGGCGGAGACGAGATGGTGGGTCTCTCGCGCACCTTCAACGAGATGGTGGAGCGCCTGCGCGAGAACCGCCGGCTGGAGGAGCGGCTGCATTTCGCGGAGCGGTCCACGGCCATGGGGCGCCTGGCCTCCGCGGTGGCCCACGAGATCCGCAACCCCCTGAACTTCATCAACCTCTCCATCGACCACCTGCGGGGACGGATGGCCCCCGCGGAGCCGGGGCAGCGGGAGGACTACGACCGGATCCTCCAGAACGTGAAGGCGGAGATCAGCCGCCTCAACCGCCTGGTGGGCGACTTTCTTTCCTTCGGCAAGCCCATGCGGCTGGACCCCCGCCCCTGCGCGGTGGACGAGGTGCTCCGCGAGGTGGCCTCGCTCGTCGACCACAAGGCTAAGGACCAGGGCATCGCCCTCGCCGTGGAGACGGAGGCGGGCCTGCCCCGGATCGTGGCCGATCCGGAGCTGCTCAAGACCTGCTTCCTGAACCTCCTCATCAACGCTCTCGACGCCATGCCGGGGGGCGGGCTCCTCGACCTCTCCATCCGTCGGGGCCGGACGGAGGGCGGGGCGGAGTGCCTGGTGGTGAGCGTGCGCGACACCGGCCACGGCATGAGCGCGGAGGACGCCCGCACCGCCTTCGAGCCCTATTTCTCCACCAAGGACACTGGCCTCGGGCTGGGCCTCGCCCTCACCCACAAGATCGTGGCCGACCACGGCGGCACCATCACCCTGAGCAGCACGCCCGGGCAGGGCACGACCGCCAGCATCGTCCTCCCCTTCGAGCCGGAGAGCACGCAAGAGGCTGGGACGGATGCGGATGCCGCCCCCGCCGTGGCGGGAACGCACTGA
- a CDS encoding PAS domain-containing protein yields the protein MSSPPGHTPPSQLLVATSDSTTRALLRKALHVRAVEVVEAADGVEALALARRLDLDLILLDAFLAVVDGISVCARIRAVPGVDQPPIVIIGLSSWRTVQLAFAEGADEILPKPLHPPLIRSRVEYLLRRRRQENRLRLMERAVEAAGSGITILDGRSSEYPLTYANRSFLDMTGYPAPEILGKNLRLLRGPETDVAATTELRDGMAAGQSTRVLLRNYRKDGTPFWNDISTSPLPDVSGRVTHFVAVQTDVTARMAKSGKLEASHLEEFARERTRELEGVLSRVEDRRRFTETILNSMNAGVVTSDLSGLISFANRAALHILGVSLANCRGRSVLEIFGNLEELREAMKRAGGGREARLDFPLITPGGGRLYVGMSVMRAPAELEAEVGYVFLFRDLAETLERDRQEEERATLDDEAEEEAAPVTAVTAPPTAGEANREPPPTTAEEEEEDEALVASAVGRRRPHLALRYCAPVELVRQAAETLAKRSPEGWPDVGIDAPEHLPEVLVDRQQVVEALARLLDNAAHRSVDKARLRVRLAETQALGERGVRAEPFVRVDILLPREEITDEDLGGDGESARRLQHRRQDLATAEQLLQANGGRLVPSPPEHDVRSLSALIPMGSPPEAPG from the coding sequence ATGAGCTCGCCCCCCGGCCACACCCCGCCCAGCCAACTGCTCGTCGCCACCAGCGACTCCACCACCCGTGCCCTCCTCCGCAAGGCCCTGCACGTGCGGGCGGTGGAGGTGGTGGAGGCGGCGGATGGGGTTGAAGCCCTGGCCCTGGCTCGCCGGCTGGACCTGGACCTCATCCTGCTCGATGCCTTCCTGGCCGTGGTCGACGGGATCTCGGTCTGCGCCCGCATTCGGGCCGTGCCCGGGGTCGACCAGCCCCCCATCGTCATCATCGGCTTGAGCTCGTGGCGGACGGTTCAGCTGGCCTTTGCGGAGGGAGCGGACGAGATCCTGCCCAAGCCCCTTCACCCCCCCCTCATTCGCTCGCGGGTCGAGTACCTGCTCCGCCGGCGGCGGCAGGAGAACCGGCTGCGCCTCATGGAGCGCGCGGTGGAGGCGGCGGGGAGCGGAATCACCATCCTGGACGGCCGCTCCTCCGAGTATCCCCTGACCTACGCCAACCGCTCCTTCCTGGACATGACCGGCTATCCCGCCCCGGAGATCCTGGGCAAGAACCTCCGGCTGCTCCGGGGTCCGGAGACGGACGTGGCCGCCACCACCGAGCTCCGGGATGGCATGGCGGCCGGGCAGTCGACCCGCGTGCTCCTCCGGAACTATCGGAAGGACGGCACGCCCTTCTGGAACGACATCTCCACCTCGCCGCTGCCCGACGTCTCCGGCCGGGTGACCCACTTCGTGGCCGTGCAGACGGACGTGACCGCGCGGATGGCGAAGTCCGGGAAGCTCGAGGCGAGCCATCTGGAGGAGTTCGCCCGGGAGCGCACCCGCGAGCTGGAGGGCGTCCTGAGCAGGGTGGAGGATCGGCGCCGGTTCACGGAGACGATCCTTAACAGCATGAACGCGGGGGTGGTGACCTCCGATCTCTCGGGGCTCATTTCCTTCGCGAACCGGGCGGCCCTCCACATCCTCGGAGTCAGCCTGGCCAACTGCCGGGGGCGCTCGGTGCTGGAGATCTTCGGGAACCTGGAGGAGCTCAGGGAGGCCATGAAGCGGGCGGGGGGCGGGCGCGAGGCGCGTCTCGACTTTCCCCTCATCACCCCGGGAGGGGGCCGGCTCTACGTGGGCATGTCGGTCATGCGGGCGCCTGCGGAGCTCGAGGCCGAGGTGGGCTATGTCTTTCTCTTCCGCGACCTTGCGGAGACCCTCGAGAGGGACAGGCAGGAAGAGGAGCGAGCCACCCTGGACGACGAGGCTGAGGAAGAGGCGGCCCCGGTGACGGCCGTGACCGCCCCCCCTACGGCGGGAGAGGCCAACCGCGAGCCCCCGCCAACTACCGCGGAGGAGGAAGAGGAGGACGAAGCCTTGGTCGCTTCCGCGGTCGGGCGGCGGCGTCCCCACCTCGCTCTGCGCTACTGCGCCCCCGTCGAGCTCGTCCGCCAGGCGGCGGAGACCCTGGCCAAGCGCTCCCCCGAGGGGTGGCCCGACGTCGGTATCGATGCCCCGGAACACCTGCCCGAGGTCCTCGTGGATCGCCAGCAGGTGGTGGAGGCCCTCGCCCGCCTGCTGGACAACGCCGCCCATCGTTCCGTGGACAAGGCCCGGCTGCGGGTGCGTCTGGCCGAGACCCAGGCCCTGGGCGAGCGGGGGGTCCGGGCGGAGCCCTTCGTCCGGGTGGATATCCTCCTCCCCCGGGAGGAGATCACCGACGAGGACCTGGGGGGGGACGGAGAGAGCGCGCGCCGCCTCCAACACCGCCGGCAGGACCTGGCCACCGCGGAGCAGCTCCTGCAGGCCAACGGCGGGCGCCTCGTGCCCTCGCCCCCCGAGCACGACGTCCGGTCCCTGTCCGCCTTGATCCCTATGGGAAGCCCCCCCGAGGCCCCCGGCTAG
- a CDS encoding sigma-54 dependent transcriptional regulator — translation MSGYRVLVAEDEATFGLTVARFLQKAGHEVKVCPTGKAAYKALATAEWDVLLLDLKLPDADGVDILAKVKKEHAELQTIIVTGFANVQSAIQTMRLGAFDYLTKPPNFEELGMRVEKAGDKTVLERENRRLRFQVQRGMASDILTRSPELQKVLHTVEMVAAARTPVLIEGESGVGKELLASHLHRISPRANKAFVDLNCAAVPSTLLESELFGHERGAFTGAGNEKPGLVEVADGGTLFLDEVGEMAPEIQSKFLRVLDSGTFYRVGATRKRRADFRLVAATNRDLAAEVTAGRFRKDLFYRIHGVRVVIPPLRQRPEDIPLLVEHFSHSLPSQKRFSPAALQALAAHDWPGNVRELHFAVERAGLLAEGEMIDVSDLPPEIVQRSPRGSFAPVAAPAAPHPAPASPPAPAEDLSRDDGPDPARVRQALEQARWRREQAAEILGVSPRTLYRWMKRLGL, via the coding sequence ATGAGCGGCTATCGGGTGCTGGTGGCGGAGGACGAGGCCACGTTCGGCCTCACCGTGGCCCGCTTCCTCCAGAAGGCGGGCCACGAGGTCAAGGTCTGCCCCACCGGCAAGGCGGCCTACAAGGCCCTGGCCACCGCGGAGTGGGACGTGCTGCTCCTGGACCTCAAGCTGCCGGACGCGGACGGGGTCGACATCCTGGCCAAGGTCAAGAAGGAGCATGCGGAGCTGCAGACCATCATCGTGACCGGGTTCGCCAACGTCCAGTCCGCCATCCAGACCATGCGGCTCGGGGCCTTCGACTACCTGACCAAGCCCCCCAACTTCGAAGAGCTGGGGATGCGGGTGGAGAAGGCGGGAGACAAGACGGTCCTGGAGCGGGAGAACCGTCGTCTGCGCTTCCAGGTCCAGCGCGGGATGGCCTCCGACATCCTGACCCGCTCGCCCGAGCTCCAGAAGGTCCTGCATACGGTGGAGATGGTGGCCGCCGCCCGCACCCCGGTCCTGATCGAGGGCGAGAGCGGGGTGGGAAAGGAGCTTCTGGCCTCCCACTTGCACCGTATCTCCCCCCGCGCCAACAAGGCCTTCGTGGACCTGAACTGCGCGGCGGTGCCCTCGACCCTGCTCGAGAGCGAGCTCTTCGGCCACGAGCGCGGGGCGTTCACGGGGGCGGGGAACGAGAAGCCGGGGCTCGTGGAGGTGGCGGACGGAGGGACGCTCTTCCTGGACGAGGTGGGGGAGATGGCCCCCGAGATCCAGTCCAAGTTCCTGCGCGTCCTGGACAGCGGAACGTTCTACCGGGTGGGAGCCACGCGCAAGCGCCGGGCCGATTTCCGCCTCGTGGCCGCCACCAACCGCGACCTGGCCGCGGAGGTGACGGCGGGGCGGTTCCGCAAGGACCTCTTCTACCGCATCCACGGCGTGCGGGTGGTGATCCCCCCGCTGCGGCAGCGGCCGGAGGACATTCCCCTGCTCGTGGAGCACTTCTCCCACTCGCTCCCCTCCCAGAAGCGCTTCTCCCCCGCCGCCCTCCAGGCCCTGGCCGCCCACGATTGGCCGGGTAACGTGCGCGAGCTGCACTTCGCGGTGGAGCGGGCCGGTCTGCTCGCGGAGGGGGAGATGATCGACGTGAGCGACCTGCCGCCCGAGATCGTGCAGCGCTCCCCGCGCGGGTCCTTCGCCCCGGTGGCGGCCCCCGCCGCCCCTCACCCCGCCCCCGCCTCACCCCCCGCCCCTGCGGAGGACCTCAGCCGTGACGACGGCCCCGACCCGGCCCGAGTGCGCCAGGCCCTGGAGCAGGCGCGCTGGCGGCGCGAGCAGGCCGCCGAGATCTTGGGCGTCTCCCCCCGTACCCTCTACCGTTGGATGAAGCGCCTCGGCCTCTGA
- a CDS encoding ATP-binding protein, with amino-acid sequence MAQRLPRTQAEPLSGLGAAVFDALPIGLYVVDRGLRVVAWNSLREKGPLGVPRGRALGRPLRGVLPPRGYRATLPVLSHVFKTGIPHEETAETRAGLFHVRRLPVRQGPEVTHVLSAFEDITERRTLEMRLIASDRLAFLGQLVAGVAHEVSNPLAGIAGCAEALASLATKGSGKAAREARKFRDLIRREVGRCEGIVRFLLDSARADPGTTSDLGTTVGTALRLLERHPAFARIRVVARIPKELPPARLETDSLKQVVMALAMNGSQAMPGGGTLTLRAGRTGPNLFLDVIDTGPGVPPAIRARIFEPYFTTNVGGGAGLGLAIARTLVRRWGGDVVHSPRRSGACFRVVMKAAERA; translated from the coding sequence GTGGCCCAGCGCCTCCCCCGGACCCAAGCCGAGCCGCTCTCCGGTCTGGGGGCGGCGGTTTTCGACGCCCTCCCCATCGGGCTCTACGTCGTGGACCGCGGCCTCAGGGTGGTGGCCTGGAACAGCCTGCGCGAGAAGGGGCCCCTGGGCGTGCCCCGCGGCCGGGCTCTCGGCCGTCCCCTCCGGGGGGTGCTTCCGCCCCGCGGGTATCGGGCCACCCTGCCCGTCCTCAGCCACGTCTTCAAGACCGGCATCCCCCACGAGGAGACCGCGGAGACGCGCGCCGGCCTCTTCCACGTGCGGCGCCTGCCCGTGCGCCAAGGACCCGAGGTGACCCACGTCCTCTCTGCCTTCGAGGACATCACGGAGCGGCGGACCCTCGAGATGCGCCTGATCGCCTCCGACCGCCTGGCCTTCCTGGGCCAGCTCGTGGCGGGGGTGGCCCACGAGGTCTCGAACCCGCTGGCCGGGATCGCGGGCTGCGCGGAGGCCCTGGCCTCCCTGGCCACCAAGGGCTCGGGGAAGGCCGCGCGCGAGGCGCGGAAGTTCCGGGATCTCATCCGCCGCGAGGTCGGCCGGTGCGAGGGCATCGTGCGCTTCCTGCTCGACTCCGCGCGGGCCGATCCCGGAACCACCTCCGATCTCGGCACGACCGTGGGCACCGCCCTGCGCCTTTTGGAGCGGCATCCCGCCTTCGCGCGGATCCGGGTGGTGGCGCGCATCCCCAAGGAGCTCCCCCCCGCCCGCCTGGAGACGGACTCCTTGAAGCAGGTCGTGATGGCCCTGGCCATGAACGGCTCGCAGGCCATGCCCGGGGGCGGGACCCTCACCCTGCGCGCGGGGCGCACGGGGCCCAACTTGTTCCTGGACGTGATCGACACCGGCCCCGGCGTTCCCCCCGCGATCCGGGCCAGGATCTTCGAGCCCTATTTCACGACCAACGTCGGCGGGGGGGCGGGGCTGGGTCTGGCCATTGCCCGCACGCTCGTGCGCCGGTGGGGGGGCGACGTCGTGCACAGCCCCCGGCGGAGTGGGGCCTGCTTCAGGGTCGTCATGAAGGCGGCGGAGAGGGCATGA
- a CDS encoding protein kinase: MDLAQIGKYEIVGKIGQGAMGEVYKARDPALGRFVAIKTISQRLDVNDLMRQRFQREAQAAAQLAHPNIITVFEFGEEAGMSFIAMELLEGIDLKEVIERRKLPRLEDKLPVLEQICEGLAFAHSKGLVHRDLKPGNIHILPNGQVKIMDFGLARRTSDAAKTAVVMGTPYYMAPEQAQGGRASARSDIFSLGAVAYELLAGRRPFGGESVPAVLYSVVHTAPEPLAKWIPELPHLATLVEKALAKDPHERFENAGEMREALRDVVRAFSSGYRYDPAAATMAGVAPPRPAASRPAPKTLSQAEDTAEPIKEALFELQQYLSDHLPPLMVADSMLLLLDCPPEGVATEIYAWALAQTHGPTRVSLTEYLFHALSKIHLMGEFRLLEKERLDAYLSELAERIIDCCSEEDEEHLRSSLKSLGRSEMVSTAEILHRQIGGERVLVPEGSAAPSGGKAPSSAGPASAAELRRLTLLVERLRQEVQDSPPGGTVEATRSQLISQTLASAVAHATSERELEEHLGRLRELGVAAEGGDLFRSLGQGLSDWVLPGGASGSLGLDETGQVEAMRRVIVLAEEPVEMARRFRGMVYAAIDEFNQGNLGRAVKMLELAERLIKEKQFDGSFVETIRRKGHESIDISRLRKLAESPEKHAPLRTVLNFFHFGLGHRALLDELQGETRRDRRRLLLDLLQAHGPPVRVAALQRLEAHRSGGDDPGPYMLRNIVYLLRLIPRVDDEGIDREIDLLSFLAEPGWPPFLAREVISALASMKPAKAKQSLVGLLHSREAALGKADVPDRTEGHALLDRLCSALIRTAHPAAWSAVVEHALGERPELGSTIDRLAEFSSQDLRASPPVLARLLEELRARLPHRVLSFLVTRNDQALTCLIEALSGTPADEVKEALTDIVRRFSGHSFAVTAQRALEGLLARAAAPPAVPPTQNESGDLEVFGLPSLLHRVVEKQATGLLTLLDSQGTPMAALTLEGGRVRTCQIGPLQGEEAFFQLLERPFAGAFSLLGRPPNPGASSGAGFLDVGALTSQGILRYGSLQKASALVPDDVALEATGQSPTAVPSEPDYTLVVKLWEKACAGVTPRQCEAEIPVDSFRIRRALGHWVEEGALKPRAAQ, translated from the coding sequence ATGGACCTCGCTCAGATCGGGAAATATGAAATCGTGGGCAAGATCGGCCAGGGGGCCATGGGCGAGGTCTACAAGGCGCGCGATCCCGCCCTGGGCCGTTTCGTGGCCATCAAGACCATCTCCCAGCGCCTCGACGTCAACGACCTCATGCGGCAGCGGTTCCAGCGGGAGGCCCAGGCCGCGGCCCAGCTCGCCCACCCCAACATCATTACCGTCTTCGAGTTTGGGGAAGAAGCGGGGATGTCCTTTATCGCCATGGAGCTCCTGGAGGGGATCGACCTCAAGGAGGTCATCGAGCGGCGGAAGCTGCCGCGGCTCGAGGACAAGCTCCCGGTGCTGGAGCAGATCTGCGAGGGCCTGGCCTTCGCCCATTCGAAGGGGCTCGTGCACCGGGACCTGAAGCCCGGGAACATCCACATCCTTCCCAATGGCCAGGTCAAGATCATGGACTTCGGCCTCGCGCGCCGGACCAGCGATGCCGCCAAGACGGCGGTGGTGATGGGCACGCCCTATTACATGGCGCCCGAGCAGGCCCAGGGTGGGCGGGCCAGCGCCCGCTCGGACATCTTCTCCTTGGGCGCGGTCGCCTACGAGCTTCTGGCCGGCCGCCGGCCCTTCGGGGGGGAATCCGTTCCCGCCGTGCTCTACAGCGTCGTCCACACCGCGCCGGAGCCGCTCGCGAAGTGGATCCCCGAGCTGCCCCACCTGGCCACGCTGGTGGAGAAGGCCCTGGCCAAGGACCCCCATGAGCGCTTCGAGAACGCAGGGGAGATGCGGGAGGCCCTGCGCGATGTCGTTCGGGCGTTCTCCTCCGGCTACCGCTACGACCCCGCGGCCGCCACCATGGCGGGGGTGGCCCCGCCCCGGCCCGCTGCCTCCCGCCCCGCCCCCAAGACCCTGAGCCAGGCGGAGGACACCGCGGAGCCGATCAAGGAGGCCCTCTTCGAGCTGCAGCAATACCTGTCCGACCACCTCCCCCCCCTGATGGTCGCGGACTCCATGCTCCTCCTCCTGGACTGTCCTCCCGAGGGCGTGGCCACGGAGATCTACGCCTGGGCCCTGGCCCAGACCCATGGCCCCACGAGGGTCTCCCTCACCGAGTACCTCTTCCATGCCTTGAGCAAGATCCACCTCATGGGGGAGTTCCGGCTCCTGGAGAAGGAGCGGCTGGACGCCTACTTGAGCGAGCTCGCCGAGAGGATCATCGACTGCTGCTCAGAGGAGGACGAGGAGCATCTGCGGAGCAGCCTGAAAAGCCTCGGGCGGTCGGAGATGGTGTCGACGGCCGAGATCCTTCACCGCCAGATCGGTGGGGAGCGGGTGCTGGTTCCAGAGGGCTCCGCCGCCCCCTCCGGAGGGAAAGCCCCCTCCTCCGCGGGCCCGGCCAGCGCGGCCGAGCTGCGCCGGCTGACCCTCCTCGTCGAGCGTCTGCGGCAGGAGGTGCAGGACTCCCCTCCCGGGGGAACCGTGGAGGCCACCCGCTCCCAGCTCATCTCCCAGACCCTGGCGAGTGCCGTGGCCCACGCCACGAGCGAGCGGGAGCTGGAAGAGCACCTGGGGCGCCTCCGCGAGCTGGGGGTGGCCGCGGAGGGGGGCGACCTCTTTCGCTCGCTCGGCCAGGGCCTCTCGGACTGGGTGCTGCCCGGGGGCGCCTCGGGAAGCCTCGGCCTCGACGAGACCGGCCAGGTCGAGGCCATGCGCCGCGTCATCGTCCTGGCCGAAGAGCCGGTGGAGATGGCCCGCCGCTTCCGGGGGATGGTCTACGCCGCCATCGACGAGTTCAACCAGGGAAACCTGGGGCGGGCGGTCAAGATGCTCGAACTCGCCGAGCGCCTGATCAAGGAGAAGCAGTTCGACGGCAGCTTCGTGGAGACCATCAGGCGCAAGGGGCATGAATCGATAGACATAAGCCGCCTGCGCAAGCTCGCGGAGAGCCCCGAGAAGCACGCTCCCCTGCGCACGGTCCTGAACTTCTTCCATTTCGGGCTCGGCCACCGGGCGCTCCTGGACGAGCTGCAGGGGGAGACCCGGCGGGATCGTCGACGCCTCCTCCTGGACCTGCTCCAGGCCCACGGCCCCCCCGTGCGGGTGGCCGCCCTGCAGAGGCTGGAGGCCCATCGGAGCGGCGGGGACGACCCCGGCCCCTACATGCTGCGGAACATCGTCTACCTCCTGCGCCTGATCCCCCGCGTGGACGACGAGGGCATCGATCGCGAGATCGACCTCCTCTCCTTCCTCGCCGAGCCCGGGTGGCCGCCCTTCCTGGCCCGGGAAGTCATCAGCGCCCTCGCCAGCATGAAGCCGGCCAAGGCCAAGCAGTCCCTGGTGGGACTCCTCCACTCCCGCGAAGCGGCCCTCGGTAAGGCCGACGTCCCCGATCGCACGGAGGGCCACGCCCTCCTGGACCGGCTTTGCTCGGCCCTCATCCGAACGGCCCACCCCGCAGCCTGGAGCGCGGTCGTGGAGCACGCCCTCGGCGAGCGGCCAGAGCTGGGATCGACCATCGATCGGCTGGCGGAGTTCTCCTCCCAGGACCTGCGGGCCAGCCCGCCCGTCCTGGCCCGCCTGCTGGAGGAGCTCCGCGCCCGCCTCCCGCACAGGGTCCTGAGCTTCCTCGTGACCAGGAACGACCAGGCGCTGACCTGCCTCATCGAGGCCCTCTCGGGTACGCCCGCGGACGAGGTCAAGGAGGCCCTCACGGACATCGTCCGGCGGTTCTCGGGCCATAGCTTCGCGGTCACGGCCCAGCGGGCGCTCGAGGGACTGCTCGCGCGCGCGGCGGCTCCCCCTGCGGTCCCGCCCACCCAGAACGAGTCCGGCGACCTCGAGGTCTTCGGCCTTCCCAGCCTCCTGCACAGGGTGGTCGAGAAGCAGGCGACCGGGCTTCTCACCCTGCTCGATTCGCAGGGAACGCCGATGGCGGCCTTGACTCTGGAGGGCGGCCGCGTCCGCACCTGCCAGATCGGCCCCCTGCAGGGCGAGGAGGCCTTCTTCCAGCTGCTGGAGAGGCCCTTCGCGGGAGCGTTCTCCCTTCTCGGCCGCCCCCCGAACCCGGGGGCCTCGTCGGGGGCCGGGTTTCTGGACGTGGGCGCGCTCACGAGCCAGGGGATCCTGCGCTACGGCTCCCTCCAAAAGGCGAGCGCCCTCGTCCCCGACGACGTAGCCCTGGAGGCTACGGGGCAGAGCCCCACCGCCGTCCCCAGCGAGCCGGACTACACCCTCGTGGTCAAGCTCTGGGAGAAGGCCTGCGCCGGCGTGACCCCGCGCCAGTGCGAGGCGGAGATCCCGGTCGACTCCTTCCGCATCCGCCGGGCCCTCGGTCACTGGGTGGAAGAGGGCGCCCTAAAGCCGCGCGCGGCTCAGTAG